The genomic segment AGTCATCAATACTTACCTTATATGCCAATGTGTCACACTGTTGACTCTGTTCACTCACTACAAACAACTATCAGCATTTTTCAAGTAAGCTATAATATCTGCAGTATTGTCCCCATCAAGCGGGCCCTGCAACTCCCACCTTTGCTAGTTATAGATTTTGTTTACTTCTAATAAATCATACTCATGATCGAGGTTTTCAAAACACGCAATTGCATCCACAATATCGGGGTTTTGCAACCACAGTTGTGACTGTTTCGTACTACGTTTGTCTACGATTTTTCACGACATCAAAGGTTGTGACAAAATTGCCTGTAATCGTGACATCAGTTGCATTATTCAACAGTCTCTCGCAAAGTCAAAGATTGAGACAAAACcatgaattcaattaaaaaccTTGCACGATAAAGAAGAATGCGAGAATGATGAAAGATGGGATGGGACTCACGTGCTGGTGTTGGTGGTGTGACGATGACAAGCTTTGCAAGTAAGGAGAGCACAGGACCTGAACTTGGTCGTGAAGAAACCTTATATATCCCATGGCCTCGTGAAGCACCGATGCTGTATCTGTCTGCACATGCAGTTTCGATCAACACTCAAAATCTCAATTCAGTCAACCCCGTTTTCAATAGACCTTGGCCacataaaaatttacaaaattccaATTGTAAAAACACTGCATCTCAGTCACCTTGCCGAAGGGAGAAACAAGCTGTTGTAACGCTGCAATTCTTTCCCCAAGCTTCTCCTTCCTCTGATATTCCAAATAACTCGTCAAACCACACGAAACTATGATAATAACAACCCTTTTAAAAACCATacgacattttttttattagaaaacgACAGGCCGTGTATCTGCCATCGAGAAAAGTTATAGTTCGAAGTGAAGATAGAGAAGAAAACGACATGCAAACAATCCACGGTCGATTATTTTCCTCACCTTTGCATGTCCGGTTGAGGTGGGGTTCTCTGCCTTGGTCTTTTTAGTTAGTCTCTGGCCTCCAACACCCACCTTGGTGACTGGTTCTTGTCCCAACCCATTCCGCTTTTTCTGCAAACTCTTAAACAAAAGACAAAATGAAAAGCCAAAAAAAGAAGGTAGTACGGGAACAACACTACCATGACTGGTTTCCGGTTGACAAGCCAGAAAACAGAGAGAGCGTGACATACAGTGGACTTGGGTAGGGAAGTGAAGGCGGTGTTGGTGTGGTTGGAGGAGGAAGCAGAAGAGGAGTCACTAGAAGTGATGACAGATTTCTGAGGGGTGACGATGGTGGGAGGAATGTGGGGTTGGGTTTGATGGTTTCCAAAGCATAGCATTTTGGGTGGCTTGTGAAAGGAGAAAAGAGGCGAAGCGGAGAGGGTGTGGTGATCGTAAGAGCAGTGGTGGTGAGGGAGAGGCAATGCAGGTGTTGCATCGAGATCATCTCCGAATAGTAACTGAGAGAAAGTGGTCCCTGTGAGTTCAAATTCGTCCTTGGGGTCCATGGAAAAAGAATGGGAAAGAAAGGGgcgaaagagaaagagaaagagaatgaaAGGAAGAAACAAGTGTCGAGTGAGAAAGAGTGTGGAAGGGACATATGTAAATGTTTATGTCGTGAGAGTAGTAATTGGTGAAAAATgtttgaaagaaacaaaaacagagGGATGGGCTGGGTGGGGTGTGGTGTGGAGTGGGAAAGTGGGCTCTTTCCGAGGTCGGCTTCGGTTTTCGGCAACCAATGGTCAAACCCACCTGGCCCGAGAAAACCGTGTTTGAGCCCTCCAACGCGTTTTTTCCTCTCACCGCTTCCCCTACCCTCAACCTCTTCTTTCTTACCTAACCAATATTACCACTGTTAGTTTACTGCTctacttttcaaattttgtacCAATTCATTTGTCATCATTTTGCAATAAAATTCcttctatgaaaaaaaaattaaaacttttctagtttttcaattttttttcttgtcacTACACCtaagaattatattttcattcttttataaaatattttttacagtATTTTTATAACAGTGAAGAGtggtttcaatttttgtttttttattacaattgtTTAATCATGACTAAATAGAGTTTTCCAAATTggtcaaataaaacaaatatttaattggtAATCTACTCTTTATATCTAGATATATCTAGTTGTATgattcttttgtaattttattttatttttttacaaaattgagttttatttttttaaatataggaGTAATTTTTTCATTACGTTGTGATACATGGcatctttaatttataatttaacgGAAATAgttacataaattttattaaaaaacaaatacttgagtaaaaaatataagtgaATGATTGACCTacgtataaaaaataaattattaattcaacttaagatgctacttaattttttttttcctaattttgttatttgaaaataaatacattaaaaaaatgaagatgttTTGACATAAGCCCGTACTCaattacaaaatcaaaatctaGTAACCATATTATGAGTTTTTTACTTGCTCTTCCTtaaatcaattaagaaaaatctAATTTTCACGCGTTAATATACATTGTGGAGAACTTATAGGGGACATGCATTTTTCTCCTCCAAAAAATTATGTCTCTTAACGTTAaggatttttaaaattaagcacgaaatatatatatatatataaaaagagagGTTTACAATCAAGTTTTAATAGACAAAAAGTTatcattcattaaaaaaagacataaaCACTCATCTAATTTTAACTCAGGTTCCTTATTTATCTAATTTGTTTCactttcatcttcatcatctctCTCATTCACACACATCAACTAAGTCTCTCAAACAAGCTTCTATTATAGAATTTGGCTCTAACCTACATGggttggatccgaaaaagctcACAGAGTCAAAAAGGCCCTTTATTAGAAAAGCTCGCAAGATTAAATACTCTCAAATTTCTATGGGTCAGGCTAGTCTATAGACTTTCTTTTTACTACCCATAATATAAGTGTTGGtgatgttaatgaaaaacagaTTTAAGGAAATGACGAGAAAGAATGTTGGAATAagagagataaaaaataaagagttaaGAGGAATGAAGAATGAAGaatgagaaatgaaaaaaataaaaaataaagagttgaGAGGGATGAGAGAAGTGAGTAAAGATTtggagagtttttttttttttaattttaaaaataaaattattcaaatattcttcactttaaaacttaaaatatatgatatataagaatatttttattaatatatatatatatatatatattattaatatggcTTATTTAATCTTTGttcattattatttcttatattttaacatGCATTTATTGTCTTTAGtatattttacttattattatttgctATTTAATAAGTGTATCACTgcattattttgaatatttgtcAAGTTATCTTTCAACTTTATGTAGTCCTGATcgaaaaattaaagtaatatattgGCATgataatacataaaattatacaccaataaataaaaaattgaaaaaagaattaatgcTCATCAGatgaaattttacataaaatgacctcttcaaataaaaataattactaatatttgaataaaaattattgagtttttacaaatataaaattataattagacaATAATATATTAGAAGCTGActtataaagaaaagaaaaatgttaataGTTGTAGGAGTTGTGCATCATGAAAACAGATGACAtgatatttgaaattatttttatatataaaaataaaaactaataagaCGATCTGAGTGTATtgcattttattaatttgttaatacttttttttaaaatgaccatctcttaaaataaaagatatataactGATAATGTATGGTATAGAAAGAGTGGGAtgatcattaataatttttaaaaaggaaggaaaataattataatttgtttatatattgagattttttttaattactaaaatactTGCAATAAGTATTGGATGATtgtagaaaagacaagaaatagTTTGATTTATATACCTGTTTGTGTGATTCATAAAGCTCGTTGGAAACTTCACTGGGCCACACGTGGCCCATAAGCTAACCATAACCATGACAAAACCTGAGTCTACGTATGCAGTTATCACATGGACATGAGAAGAAATTGGAGTGAATTCTACAGCCATAGAAGTAGCAGAACATGAAGacagagaaaatgaaagaaaagtggcGCCATCAATGAATCCAACCTAAAACCTCAAATACGACACAAAGCTTCCATTACAACCACCAATTCCTCATCCCTGCGTGGCTTAAACTGCTTCCAAGTTGGCAACCCCGTTATCGTTCGTTCGCTCCTTAAAACCCCGTTCTCTCTTCCACATAACCTACCCTAATTTTTTCCTACACACTTCACAGCCCACTAGCAAACACAATGGATATTTGGTCATGGATATGTGAGCTCCCCAACTCGCTGGAGTGGACCGAGTCTGACTCGCCACTCATGTTCGAACTGGCGAGTGAGGAGAAGGACAATTCAGTTCGTTCCATCCACCTGAAAGCTGATAGAACCTCCGGGTCTGACTCGGAAGCGGTGGTTACCTTCACCGTATGCTTGCAAGGCTTTCACCCACACAACGCCCACAAGCCTCTGTGGGTCTCCGAAAAATGCCACCTTTCATCACAAAACCCCTTCCTCCCTCTCCTGCTCCAACTGCTCCAAGAAATCATATCCAGCTCTCCCACGGCACACGATAGCACCTGCCCCCGCTCCCAGCTGCAGAAACTCAAGCCCGACCCCATCGCATGGATCATGGACTCTCACACACCCGAGTCCCTCTCCACCTTCTTCAACCTCGTCTTCACCATGCGCCTCTTCTGGCTCTGCGCGTTCCAAGCACCCCCCGAAGCCGGCTCCCTCTACTTCCACTCCCTCCTCACTCCCACCCTCGAAACGTCGTCCAAACTCGCCTCCGTCCTCCGCACCTTCTTCATCACCGTCGGAGTCGACACAGAACTTTGCTTCATGCGCACCCTCGGTTACATCATAACAAAACTGCACATGATAAAAGAACTGAGCGTAGGGTTAGGTTTAAAAACGCTTTTGCCTTCTCCCAGATTCTCTTACGCGACGGAGGCTCACGGTCTTTGGATTCTGAAGGGATACTCCCCGGTGATGAATATGAAACTGGTGCGAAGCAACGCTCAAAAAAGTCAATTCTGCGGCATCGACGCTAAGGAGTCCATTCTCCGTTACGCTCTGGCGCACCACCAACTCGAGGCACACGTACAGATAGAGTACACCGTTGGATTCTGCGACGGGTACATCCAGGTTCGTGCACGCTTGGATAACATACGCCTCCAGGTGGCGAGGCTAGGTTTCAACCAAAACGACGAAGTGGATTTCCTCGAGGAGAAACACTTTCCGTCCCGTGTTCGGGTGTGGGTTGGCCCGGAGATAGGAGCGACTTATTGTGGCGGGCTGAGCTTGGGCCGGTCGACGGAGAACAAAGAGAGCGAAGTGGAACTCCAAAAGGTAGTGAAGGGTAATTTGGAGAAGTCCGAGGGTTCTAACGTGACAGCATCGGCGAGGTCGTCGAGGAAGACACGAAGTAGGAGTTGGAGAATGGACCAAGATGCGGAAGGCAACGCAGCCATATTCGACGTGGTTTTGCATGATAATGGTGGTACGGGCCTGGAAGTGGGGTCGTTGAAGGGTACAAGTGAAACGGGTGATGAGCGTGTTCATGGACTGAAAGGGCGATATGTGAGGGGAAACAGAGCGTTTACTAAAAGCGGATCGGTGATTATTGCAGGAGATGAATATGGAGAGGAAGTGGGCTGGAGACTGAGCAAAGAGATGGAAGGGAGTGTCTTGAAGTGGAGAATTGGTGGAGAGTTTTGGCTTAGCTATTTGCCCAACCAAACCAAGGGTTCTTATTACGAAACTAGGTATATTGAGTGGTGTGATGAAGTTGACTTGCCTCTTATTCATGCCAAAACATCCTAGGCAACCATTTATGACTAGTTTAACTTCTCAGCAGGACGAGTTTATGTCGTAATGTATGTACAATAAACTTGAAGCTGTGTCTGTTATGGTTATATTTCTGCAATACCCAGTAGCCATTAGAGCACTATAGTTAAACAAACGTTTTATGTGCCATTTCTATAGTTCCATAGCCATTAAAGCACTGCATGTACATATAAGGTCGTATTCATGTCAAGTAGTTGTAAGACTCATTTCCAagtctttttaatttaatttttatgaagtttttgtttcttttttgtgaTTAAGGCTATTATTTGAGATTTAAATCCTTAAATTTTATCCTATatcaatatatttcaataaaatattttatcaaatttagatGTTAAGTTTACTATGCTTCTATCACTCTAAGTGTACAAATGCAAGATATTAGAGATAACAAATAAGCATGTATGTTCTCAAGAgtattatctaaatttttttcaatttgtggTATTAACCGTGTATAAATATTAGTATTGGATATATCATCATTGTCTTCATACTCAATTCAATACTCatcttattcttttatttgtcttttaaaGCATTAAAACACCTTTAATTTATTaggaaatttaataaatttatattagcTTTTTCCTTAGTTTTGTAACTTACTTATAACACGTGATTTTTTTGGGGtgatattattcaattattatttgatattttgatatttatataattataatttattttttatatctaattaaaaaaatgtgtataattttacattaaatacttaataatatcatgttttgtttaatgtatttttttattctttttaagtagttaattaatatttaaaataatacatgaGTGACACAACATGCACAGAAATCAGAATATGAGAATGATTTTATACCTGTGAAAATGGAGATTGAATAGTCAAATCTAACCCAATGTTATCATGCTATATATCAAGAGCCatcttatttaaaatagtattagaatatgatatattttttcatattattatatatatatatattacttatatatatatatatatatatatatatatataagtaatacatgatttaaaaattaatgttcttacttttcaatatttgttttacttttatttttagaaatccATCTCTTAAAGGCTGCTGTGTGAAGatgagaaatagagaaaacTAGAGATcagggaaagaaaaaaagaagagagaaagaaaaaaagagaggggTGAGTTAGGGGGCTTACAGATTTTCTTGTCTGTCACTTTTAAATATCTCTTATAAATTTACACCTacattaaatttgaatatattttcttaaatatcaatatgatattataacttggtttttattagtttttaatctATATACTTGCATACGAGAtctttatgtttaattattaatttttaaaactatttattttagaatttacgAGGGGATAGTTTTTAATTCTCCTCATCcaaatttgaaagaaataaaagatacAACATATTTTAGTCTATATTATTAgggatttttgtttttagcCACATAAAGTTTGTGCAGGTAATATGGATCAAATAAGTATTTAAACAGTTATAAATTTGTCAAAAAACACCAATACAACTAAATGAGTATATGtgtattacatattttttatatctttttaattattcttaactattaatttgtatattagtCAATAATTCACTTGGCTATTATCTTGATCAGATTTTTAAAAAACCACTACAATCGCTgtttattagaataaaaaattttataccAAGCGTAATGTCATATATTACAGTCATAGTACGACTATACACAATAATTGCTTAACTAATTTTCTTTATacgattatatattttaattttgtaatacaactataaaataattattgtcgatgtattatttttagatGTTAAAAAGTATTAACATTTGATGTTTAAATTAAGGGTTAGtggtttttaataattactgtaggattttttattttttatttttatatgggTGATGAAGTCCACTTGAGGTATGCTGTGATCGTTGTTAGTTGACCTGATTTTATATACCACGAAATTGAATACagcatttaatcaattttaagaattataacattatacttaaaaattattagttggtcaatataatatgattatgtttaaatgtttttttaactatgttagatatatttttgttctcaTATTTACAttgatttatttacttatatttaaataaatcataaacAATGTATATGTGTATGACAACGAACTAAAatcaaagattaaaataattgaatgcaTAAATATAGAAATACAGATATATTCT from the Vigna angularis cultivar LongXiaoDou No.4 chromosome 3, ASM1680809v1, whole genome shotgun sequence genome contains:
- the LOC108325171 gene encoding transcription factor bHLH113 isoform X1; its protein translation is MDPKDEFELTGTTFSQLLFGDDLDATPALPLPHHHCSYDHHTLSASPLFSFHKPPKMLCFGNHQTQPHIPPTIVTPQKSVITSSDSSSASSSNHTNTAFTSLPKSTSLQKKRNGLGQEPVTKVGVGGQRLTKKTKAENPTSTGHAKRKEKLGERIAALQQLVSPFGKTDTASVLHEAMGYIRFLHDQVQVLCSPYLQSLSSSHHQHQHGDGENNEEEVKKDLRSRGLCLIPVGCTVHVASSNGADFWSPGAIGNKVSPSGKK
- the LOC108325131 gene encoding uncharacterized protein LOC108325131, giving the protein MDIWSWICELPNSLEWTESDSPLMFELASEEKDNSVRSIHLKADRTSGSDSEAVVTFTVCLQGFHPHNAHKPLWVSEKCHLSSQNPFLPLLLQLLQEIISSSPTAHDSTCPRSQLQKLKPDPIAWIMDSHTPESLSTFFNLVFTMRLFWLCAFQAPPEAGSLYFHSLLTPTLETSSKLASVLRTFFITVGVDTELCFMRTLGYIITKLHMIKELSVGLGLKTLLPSPRFSYATEAHGLWILKGYSPVMNMKLVRSNAQKSQFCGIDAKESILRYALAHHQLEAHVQIEYTVGFCDGYIQVRARLDNIRLQVARLGFNQNDEVDFLEEKHFPSRVRVWVGPEIGATYCGGLSLGRSTENKESEVELQKVVKGNLEKSEGSNVTASARSSRKTRSRSWRMDQDAEGNAAIFDVVLHDNGGTGLEVGSLKGTSETGDERVHGLKGRYVRGNRAFTKSGSVIIAGDEYGEEVGWRLSKEMEGSVLKWRIGGEFWLSYLPNQTKGSYYETRYIEWCDEVDLPLIHAKTS
- the LOC108325171 gene encoding transcription factor bHLH113 isoform X2 is translated as MDPKDEFELTGTTFSQLLFGDDLDATPALPLPHHHCSYDHHTLSASPLFSFHKPPKMLCFGNHQTQPHIPPTIVTPQKSVITSSDSSSASSSNHTNTAFTSLPKSTKKRNGLGQEPVTKVGVGGQRLTKKTKAENPTSTGHAKRKEKLGERIAALQQLVSPFGKTDTASVLHEAMGYIRFLHDQVQVLCSPYLQSLSSSHHQHQHGDGENNEEEVKKDLRSRGLCLIPVGCTVHVASSNGADFWSPGAIGNKVSPSGKK
- the LOC108325171 gene encoding transcription factor bHLH113 isoform X3 yields the protein MDPKDEFELTGTTFSQLLFGDDLDATPALPLPHHHCSYDHHTLSASPLFSFHKPPKMLCFGNHQTQPHIPPTIVTPQKSVITSSDSSSASSSNHTNTAFTSLPKSTSLQKKRNGLGQEPVTKVGVGGQRLTKKTKAENPTSTGHAKRKEKLGERIAALQQLVSPFGKTDTASVLHEAMGYIRFLHDQVQVLCSPYLQSLSSSHHQHQHAILSQPLMS